The DNA segment AAATATACAGATGACGAGCAGCTCAACACTCAACAATAATGTTTAGATGGAAGGAGGTTGATGTTTCATCTATCAAATATTGTTAGCTTGTAAAACTGGCTAACAGAACGTGTTTGCGTTTGGCCTCCCCTTCAGAAATAGATCATCCAACTTGATGACTGATTGTAAATGATCTTACAAGCGTTTATGGTGGATGTGTTCAGAAATGCAAAACATGTTGGAGGTTCAGCACATTGATATCAGTGCAATAATACATTTATGCGACGGAATAAGCGGCGTGTAAACAATGCAGGGTGTAGTTGCTCTTTAACTAACTGTGCGCTGACCTTTGCCCAACCTGATTATCTATCAACACGGCTTGGTTTCTTGTTTGTGTCATGTGTGTCTCGAAGTGCATGCATTCATTTATAAATTTAAAGGTTTACGCTTGATGAACAGTTGAGTCCTCACTCGTCGTATCTTGTCCTGACCGTTCAGCTTTtctggaagggaaaaaaaaacacacacacacaaataaaaacagtgtAGACGCATTTTAGGAAAATGCAAATCCTCTTTGCactttttttcatattgtgAGGATAATGCATTTTGGATATGCTATTTTGCAGATTATTGATACTTTACCTTTTCTGTTTCCTGGAGTAGAGTACGATCATCGTTATTATTAAAATCAGCGCTAACGCTCCAACGACTGAACCAACCACGATGCCTGCGATATTACCTGCCAGATGACAAAGATGTTGGTGTTGTTTTTAAGCAGAAGCTCAAGCAGAGGTGTTacgttgtgtttgtttgattttattGATTAATTTTAACCGAAAGGAAGAGAAATGGAACAAAGCTCCCAactaatatatttgtatattaacTAGGATTTTAGCGGCACACATTGGATAACACTACATGTACTTTTGTCTCTGATAGAAAATATACATAATAGGTTGTTGCTGCCGAACATACTGAACAAATTTAATGGATTAAAGGACCTTATTGGTTTTAACCTACTGTGTATATAATTAGCCTTTGATTGAACgtatattttttcaggcagcaCAAAAAATGTGATTCTTGTAATCTGTGAGTGCGGATTGCCTTGATGGATTCCTGATAATGTGTTTGATCGGTGGTTGGAGAGTTGAGGCAGGCATCCACAAGAAGCAGTGGAAGCAGGTCAATGATAATACATAGAATAAAGGTGTATTTTCTAAcatttttttggtttgtgtctCTAGTTTGATGGACGAATgagttattttctctctctatttGTTGCTGATTTGATGGATCAAGTGAtgcacacaaggacacaaacacactcacacatacacacgcatgcTAAAatacagacactcacacatttGCCACTGTTGATTTGTGAAGATCCGAATCATTGGACAGGActgatttcattatttattcgtACTGGGAACCACGCAGGTTGTATCGTTTCCAGACCAGCTGCCGTTCCGCAGGCATTTTCTCTCTGCGGATCCTTTCAGAGTGAAGCCTTCGTTGCAGGAAAGATGCACAGTAGCTCCTTGTAAATAGCGGGTCCCCTGCTTCTTCCCATTATTTGGAGGTCCAAGCCATCCACAGGATATCACTGCACAGGACAACAATACCTGACCGAGTTAGTAATCGTACATAGTGGTAATTTTGTCGACATGTTTACATACTTGTACCTTGCTTTAGATCCTCTGCAAGAGAAACGTGACTCTGGAAAGACACTTTGGTTGCATTTCCCATTCTTGGACTGCAACCTACCAGGATGTCGTACCTACAGGGAAAGAAGAACTGATCAGAAAATAAGTTCCTTTGTAGAAAAATATCAATTCTCTGAATGTGTCATTCAAAAAAGAATCATTACAGGTTGAGATGTCATTGCTTTTAGGGTCGAGGGTCAAAATCTGAAAGCACTGcatcctacatttcccacaatgcaagtAGTCTTTTTTGAGATCTCCTTGTTTGGTAAATGCCAGTGTCTTCCAAACACTGGTATTTCATTTCGTAATTGTCTTAATGAGTGGATAAAAGTTTCCATGGCCTACCTGCAGTACTCAGCGCCCTCTCCGGTGCATATCTCATATGTCTGATTGGCTAATGGATCATCCGGACTCTTAGGGACAGAAAACACTGGAACAAAGCTATTGTCATGTCTGGAAACATAATAGTATGTGTTCAAAAGAATTTCTGAATCATATGTGAACAAGGCGGACTCGTTGGAGATGGCCCCtgcaacacaaaaaagaaagacaaacacttgcattacatttatttcaattGAAGTGGAACCTTTTGAACATTATCTGCTTCATTAAAGATTTCCTGGAATGCAAATGCCTGATGCATgcaggatttcttttttgtttttttaccaacaTGACAAGGTAACATTAGGAGTACCGGACATGCCAACATGATCTTCATTGCATGTCTGGAATCCATATACTTGATGTGCAACGTGGCTGAAGTCTAGATCTTACTGTCATAGATGCCTGATGTTATCCTGTCTGTCGATTGGCTCATTAGCAAATTACTCCTGGTTATCTAACTAGATTGTATGGGCTgctgatgtgtatatatataacatatacaaATCACACATGGAACTAGTCGCAGCACCAACTGAATTTTGAACAGCGCAACCCAATCTGCGGGGTGAATAACTTCTTACAGCTCGCCCCGAAGCCGAACACCTCCTCTGGATTGCTGAGGTTCCTCACGAGTTCGCCATTACTGAGAGCGAGGTCGTCTTTGGCGTCGCCGTTCATCTTTCCTAGCAGTCCGAGAGTGGAGTCGTTGAACTCCTCTGGCAGGAGCACTGTGGTCGTCACGGTTTCCCCTCTCAGTCGCACCTCCACCCCGGCTCCGCTCGGGAACATGACGGTCACGTTTGTGGAAGTGGGAGAAAACACGGACACACCTAGAAGGGAGATTTGTCATCGTGGTTTTTAAGAAGATTTACACCCAGCACGTTTGGACAATAGAAAAGCTCCTCGGGGTCTCACCCTGCAGGTCCATCCAGCTCTGCTCAGCGAAGGAGAGAGTTTTTTGATTCTGGAGAACTTCAAGGCCGCTGTGACCGCTGACCAGCCGCACCTCGACGACATCAGAGGACGTCTCTTTCATGGCCACGGCAGTCAGCTTTGTCGCTTTTATCGTGGCTGGTTAGAAAATCAGGTCAACAATGGTTGTTGTAATTGTTCGTGTGTTCAGTCCCATTCACTAATCCCTGAGAAGGATTGAAAAGGTTCAAAAATATCAGTGCcttcagtcactcactattcaCAGGCTCCGTCCTTCCCTGGATGGTCAGCTGTGTCTTTGCCGAGGTCATCAGAGTGTACTCTCCCTTGCCGTTGAAGGAGTACCTGACACCGTCAAAGGTTACGAAGTGGGGATCTCCAAACACCACCGCTGTCGTTACGGGCAAAAGACGATTCATTAAACCAACGATCAAACAGTAAAACCACGAATGGTAACGCCGTACGCACCTGAGCTCGGTGGCCGGTACCTCCTGCAGTCGCTGGAGGGACGGTGTTTGAAGTAGTAGTGGCAGTTGTCGGACCACAGGCAGCAGTAGTAGAAGCTGAGGACGTCGTAGACCCAGTGGGACTGTCCGGGGACTCGAGGGGGTCTCAGAAACGGAGGTGAGCCCCAGTCGTGTGCTCGGTCTGGGGTGCTTCCCCCGATCGAGTCTCCTGTCAGCACCTGAGTGCCAGTGGCGTCGTAGCAACACTGCTGTCCCGCCGCATATTTGGGACTGTTGAAACATATCCAAGAAAGATTAGAGCAGAAACTAATGAGAATGGCATTTGTTTTTGCAGGTATACACAGTTTTACTATTCCAGATTCCGTAATTCAATTTGACGGTTTAAAAGAAGAGGGCTTAGGCCGGTATTTACAGCTGTTTAGTTATAGAGGGAGGAACCCGGGATCTGCCTTTGATGCTATAGCAGAGAATTAAATAGGCAGCCAAAAGGATGCATGTTGGAGTATACAAATGCATCACTTTTCTGTGCTATGGACTCTCATGTTTACTTTCACTATGTTGTAACACAGATTGATCCAGACTGACGGCTGACCGCTGAAAATGTTGCTCTTAAAACTACAGAATATATTAAGTAAATAATAGTGTGACATTGTCATTGCCACTGTTTGTGATACTAGAACACGACCGTGAAGGCAGGTCGACGGCTGTGAGGGAAGGACTCACCTGGCCTGTATGGCCCTCACACAGTGAACGCTCCCGGGGTGGTAGGTGCACACGCTGCCCTTCTCTATGTCACAGCCATAGTCGGTCTGAGGACAGAGACACAGTTTGTGCTGTCCGGTCCCCCAACTATGCGTTTCACTGTGCTCAGTCACCATCACCCCATTGTCACTCGCCTTTGAATGACTGTATCAGGGTTGCCTCACCCTCGCTTAAGGAAAAAGGCATAAAATCAATGCTGAAACGAGTTCAGCTGACAGACCCTGAGTTCAACCTCCCATTGACTTTGAACTGATAAGCAGGGAGTGGAAGCAAAGGGCCAGAGCCTCTGACAATCCCCA comes from the Gasterosteus aculeatus chromosome 14, fGasAcu3.hap1.1, whole genome shotgun sequence genome and includes:
- the susd2 gene encoding sushi domain-containing protein 2 encodes the protein MMERFTPVIFFLLVSCVCMISGQTCEGSCGYKFDSCSCRSTCVALKNCCTDYREYCVEVFPYSGSILGGTDLIVLKAIFNKSSELLCRFNSNIDTVGYVDEGGQGHCISPLLYQTGWVSLHISSDNGTTFNRVGTWLSVHTGKLDAKFKAILVNSTKWQYYGTPAVGGSLEMTWNTSLVRAERVNVELWGYRETGKPYANDWQGEWQYLYSLAKNQLNNGSFSFLPKPAQSGFSSWEVGALRVSSSNNSDGRRDVQAAWTEDHALAWHLEDKFRQNSTVWALEKCLAWDQLENELPNFLSEIIDCPCTLAQARADTGRFHTDYGCDIEKGSVCTYHPGSVHCVRAIQASPKYAAGQQCCYDATGTQVLTGDSIGGSTPDRAHDWGSPPFLRPPRVPGQSHWVYDVLSFYYCCLWSDNCHYYFKHRPSSDCRRYRPPSSAVVFGDPHFVTFDGVRYSFNGKGEYTLMTSAKTQLTIQGRTEPVNTTIKATKLTAVAMKETSSDVVEVRLVSGHSGLEVLQNQKTLSFAEQSWMDLQGVSVFSPTSTNVTVMFPSGAGVEVRLRGETVTTTVLLPEEFNDSTLGLLGKMNGDAKDDLALSNGELVRNLSNPEEVFGFGASWAISNESALFTYDSEILLNTYYYVSRHDNSFVPVFSVPKSPDDPLANQTYEICTGEGAEYCRYDILVGCSPRMGNATKVSFQSHVSLAEDLKQVISCGWLGPPNNGKKQGTRYLQGATVHLSCNEGFTLKGSAERKCLRNGSWSGNDTTCVVPSNIAGIVVGSVVGALALILIITMIVLYSRKQKRKAERSGQDTTSEDSTVHQA